The Solanum dulcamara chromosome 2, daSolDulc1.2, whole genome shotgun sequence region TTGTGCCTTTCTCGATTAAGCATTTACAAATATACGCTAAAATTAACAtgtatttaagttatatatagtgataataataataaaaaaattaatgtgcTAGCTATTGATTCATCGGAAACCGTCTCTCTTCACAAGCTACATAGAAGTTAAGATTATATACAAATCATTTTCTTCAAACTccacttataaaattatactgaatatgttgttattgtattCCATCAATCTATTTATCCAGAAAATACAAATGAAATTTTTGCTTAATTAATACCCTAGGAAAAACTGGTGGTGGCTCTACAtgcatacatatatttttatttttattttttctgcatataattaattaattgttggAATTAGATGATATAACAATTGATTAAGGGCCTGTTTGGAAAATCATACTGATAATTGGATTTGGTATAATTGGGTGTAATTACACTATCTGATATATTTGGTTGGCCATGTAATTACTTAATCATCAAATAATTGGGTGTAACTGGTAGAGAGTAATTACACTCTTCAATTCTTAGGAGGAGGATGTGAATTGTTGTAATTACAagatgattattttttaatttcttccttaTATTTctttcgttttaatttattttttattaccattttaaaattcttattatttttattaatctaatattttctaaaaattaattttttattttatattatttatatttcatttcctttttattaTCAATCTTTACTATATGTGATTTCATGCAATTTTTCGtgttacctttttttttaattctatgtttattttttcattaacataattttgttagtattctaatttttaagtttatgttatattttcagttttatttattttagtattattgacttgatatttcacattgcaagccatttattttttagttagacttgatagattatctttatgtcaaatgttttaataattttatgaaattatatttataatatgaatatttttgtcaaatatGCATTTCATAATGTTCAAAGAAATCTtgcattttaaatttttatattaatttaattaaaatatactaatttaaaaaatataaatcaattatttttataatattagtaagaatttgttattaattaatatattttcaaaagactATATGTatctttaatatttaatttaatatcatttataaagactcttatttgtctaatataaaatttagatttagataattaactttaatttttaaaatgtaataTAATCTTGTAATTAcacttatgcaatcaaaaaaGATATTTGTAATTATACTATAATTACACTGTGATAGACAAACAAATagattattataattattaaattatataattacTAGGCTAATAATTACTATATTAATAATTACACTAATTTCAATTATCAGTTGACTTTCCAAAGAGACCCCAAGTTAATTAATCTTTGAATATTAGAAAACCAATTTGGCATAATGCAACATGATGTCAGTGTAGAATCACACCAAACCTCACAAAGTTAGTAGAGACAACATTTTAGAACTTACAACTTATGTCAGCAACAACTTGAGAatttaaatatttgataattaaaTTAGCTTGTGGTAGCCTAATATTATTGCTTTAACTATAGTGGGAAATCTGTTGCCAATTCCCAACCAATaaattagagaaagaaaaagtatCCTTGAGTTAATCTAGGCACTTGATAAATATTAAAAGtgtttatacataaaaattaatcaaaattaaaatattaaaagtgtttataaataaaaatcagtCAAAATTATAAGTTGATAGCCCTAAACTTATAATGTtattgattataattttttattaaatcttTTACTATTCTATTCATAAATATCTTTTATTATCTTCAAAATACTTGTCCTAAAATATAACTTTTAATAATCTCTCTACTTTCTTAGTGAGTCACTTTAAGAATACCGGTCATTTTAACAGATATAATATTTATCaatactttttttattaaacACACTAACGATTTATTATCAATTTTAGCACTCTATATATCCAATTGAGAGTTTTGCGcttcaaaatatcttttgattaagtatttattgtgattttctttattaaaaaaaataaaataaatttacatatttaaaaattatattaaaatattataatcgcaataattaacaacttaaaaggCATGTAAAAgagttttaataaaaaaaacttgattaactctcaaaattttaatcgtgctacataaattaaaataaaaaaagtaattaatcGTAGAAGGACTAATTAAACCCCCCTCCCGAAATTGCTTCACCCTTAACTATATGTCTCAGGTTCGAGTCTTGAGTATGGAGAAAATTTTGTTAGAAGTGTCATCCTGAATAGGCCCTTCAGTGCAGGTTCAGGTTCCGAATTTAATCGAAGCTTTTCGAACTTTCGAACAAtaagtgaaaaaaaaaaaaacaccatCGCCCCACCCTCACCTCCActcccacccccaccccaaccccaaaTTAATTAAATGTAAATGTAACAATGAATAGATGCAACTGAAATcgaggaggaatagatatatcATGTGAAGACAAACTCatcaaaaatatgtaatttgcAACAATGGCCAATTATATTATACACCCACCACCCTATCCCACTATgaggggtggggtgggggtgggcgTGGGGGTGGGGGTAGAGTGTGTTCCAAGACACAATGATTACAAGGGTCTTGGGGAAGCAGAAAGTTTTGGCGTGGAAAATAGCTACTCTATCTATGTATctatgaagaaattaaaaagagagAATAATAATATGAAACCCTAAAAATACCCTAACTTTCTATATGTCTCTCTCATCATCCAttacacacatacacacacactaACTTCAACCAAAAAGTAAATACACAAAAACAAAGAGAGTATATATACTTAGCTTGTgatagattttgaaaatttgaaaaatcgATCAAGTTTTTGAATATTATTCGGATCAGGTTTTTGAGACTTCTACtcaaaaaaaactttaaaacatatattctaagtaaaatacatgtgcaaacataattttaaatttcaaaaattacaatttaaaaaactcaaaaatttcaatcttaaaatttatgacCAAACGATAGTTTAATTATGCTGGCGTAGGTAAGTTTGTTCATTTACTAATgtcaaatccaaaaaaaaagtacAAGGGAAATAATTGGATGGCAATCCGCTTAAAACTAGTCAATTTATAATAAATCTAAAATATATACgtgaataaaaatataaaagagaaaCAATGCTTTTAGCATCTTTCTCTAAATTGTGACGATTCTGCTCTTTTCTATATTAACAGTATCTTAATTAGTTTGTGCATATCTTAATTATTTAGTAAAATATTTGCTATCTTCTACTACCACGTTATACCCAAAACTCATAATTACTAGTGATTCTAATTTCATATTTCTCGAGATGCATTGTATCGATATATTAACTTGAAAAAGGAGGATGATAGTTTGCtataatcaattaaaaattaaattattgataCTGTAAATTAAAGAAGTAATTTAATTACTTTTGTCATGAATAAGCTAAACTCTAATTATTATAATTGTCTTTGGTTGGTCGACAATCCGTGTGTTTTGCCTTCACTGTGTTTCTTTCTGCTGCAAGCAATACACACTGTAATAATTATATTACAAAGTAACAACATGCTTaaactatttattataatatcatAACTTAGTAATTTTAATCCTACTACTAAACgtagtaaatatatttttcatgtgttttctATAAgggaaataaagaataattttaagttatatataaagAATTTTGTACGTTGTCCTCCCTACAAATAAGCTttcttaaaatatgatttataatattataagtAAGATTAATTATTTGTTATAACAGTAAAGtaatattgtgtaattttttttatagtaacaatgaatataatttaaactCATAGTACTtccatctcaatttatatgagacAAGACTTTTTTCCTTTAAGTCCGTCTTAAAAAGAATGTCATCATTTTATATAtagtaataatttaatattaaactTCTTATTTTATCGTTAAGAATATGATGAgacaaatatttattataactTATTTCAATCacatatttttcaaagaaaatcaTTTCATTCTTAAACTTTATGAAGATTTTCATATCGGCACTTTAAAGGCACGGGTGGTCTATTTAATATAACTTGGACAATTATTTTCTACATGCTATCAGAGTAAAGTACATTCAAATTCTCATTTTTATGCTGGATATTTATACATTAACTTGTCCACGCATCAGATTGTGAAAAGTCTCATATCAGCCCTTTAATAAATGGGTGATATCTTTAATAGAATTTGAATAATCCTCACTTATTGAGCTGACACAACATCATCTTGCTTTAGGGGTTTAATCAGATCCAAATCTATTTCTTATCAAACTTTATATtaagtcaaatatcatcatataaATCAAGACGAAAGAagttataaataataattgttCATATGTGTTTCTAtatggaaaataaataaataaataaaacaaaatccAAAGTGAACAAACATGAGTGAGAGAATTAACTAGTTAGTGTGTGATAGATACATAAATAGATAgttgagagagaaaaaaagaatgccgtaaagagaaaggaaagaacACTGCCAATACTTTTGCTCTATATATAAATTTGTCAGAAGTGgacatttaaataaataaatatataaaaagttgggtcctttttttaaaaaaaaataataataataaaaacaaaaagataACAACAAAGGCACAAAAGAGATTTCAAAAAAGCTAGTTGATGCTAAGGATAAAAAGGGTCACTTCCATTGCCATTCAATACAACTTGAAatttaacacaaaaataaatCCTCTCtctcaaaacaacaacaaaaaaaaaaaaaaagaagaaatcttAGTTCATCACTATACTACATCAAAGCAAAGCAAAGGTCTGTCTTTTACTTACTTATTATTCCCCTTTTGTGTTTTATTCCTTGTGAAAAAAAACATCCCTTTTGTCACAAAATCTAACTTTGTAATATATAAtatcccttttttttctttggttatatatatattttttcattcatCATACTTATACATGATTATGAAACAATCCTAAAGTTCTTCAACAGACTTACTATTGTTTCACTTTTAAAAACATAGGATATAATAGATATTGACCAGAAAAAGTAAATAGTAAAATCGGACTTTATATAAACAAGCCTAAACATCATCAAAATCAAAGTTGttttgttatacttgtttttttttgtgtgtgtggggAGGGGGATAGAAAAAGATCaaagttttatttttgatagttataaatatatattatatacataagatatacaaatatatgtCTAATTATAGTAAAGAATATGAtcaagaagatgaagaaaattGTTCTGAAGCTACTATACATAATCTTGAACAGTGTATTCAAGAACAACTACTACTCCATCAAGTACAAGAAACGAtgcagccacaaagtttcatGAACCCGGTTCACTTCCAAAGCAACTCGGAAATGTTACCATGGTCAATTCCACCGGTTCAACCTTTTATGAACCCGGTTCATCACCATGACCCATTTCTCCTCCCTCCTTCACCGTCTCCTTACGGTTTATTCAACCGGAGGCCACAATTTGGTTACGATGGACAAGGCGGTACGACGACGGATCATCATCAACTCCGGTTCATCTCGGATAGTTTAGTAGGTCATCATCATCAACCCGGTTCAGTAGCACCTTTTGGTTTACAAGCTGAGTTACAAAAAATGACGGCTCAAGAAATAATGGATGCAAAGGCATTGGCTGCATCAAAAAGTCATAGTGAAGCTGAAAGAAGACGTAGAGAAAGAATCAATAATCATCTTGCTAAATTAAGAAGCCTTCTTCCTAATACTACAAAAgtaagttaaattatattatattatatgtctattttatgcaatattaagAGTTTAGCCACTAATTTCGTCGCTGATCTGTTGTTATTTTGCTCGTAACTAACAAAAGTCTGTTGCTAATTCATGTACGATTAGTGACAAGTTTTATTGTTTAGCTATAAAAATTTTCTATTgctaaattcaattttttagtagtgaataaTGAAAAAAGAGATATATCGATCGATCATCTATAATACAACTCTACCTCTTTGGGTATACTCTACCCTTTCCGGACTTTGGTGATGGAATTACACCggatattattgttgttgatcaCCTATAATAAGCTTCTACCCTTTGTTTGTGTGTATAACCTAAACTCTTATCGTAATGTGttgctttgttttattttttagtctATTTGGGTATATTTCATGTTTCAATATGCATCTACTTTTTTGGTATGAGTTTATGTAGTATATGTTGTGAGTATAACTTGAAACTCTATTGGTTTTAGGCCTAGGAAGCCTTGAAACCAAAATATATGTAATACGTTACATTAAACCAAAATCTtctgcatttttttttaaattttgtatcaaataatcataattaaaaccagacaaataaattaaaatcgaGTAGGAAGGAAGGAGTataatatatattgtgatgtgtAGTGCTAGTTCCAAGGTAAGTTGGAACAAAGCGTTAATGtcgcaaatttgacatgaaaaaGAGAAACCACTAAGCAGTTCAAAAGCTTCCATGGAAAATTCTTGCCGCTTATTTAATTTACattacccaaaaaaataaagttgttgtaaaagtgaaaaagggaaaaaatcaacaagagaagaaaatattttttttaaaaaaagatttaataAAAAGAGACAAACAAGCATTTTTGTCAGTCATGTATacccttttttaaaaaacaactCTACTTCATGCCTAgcccacaaaaaaaaaaccataCTAAATATTCTCATTTTAATGATCAATCATATCAAGTTTACAAACCTCAATAAtatattcagtgtaattttaTCAATAGCGCTCAAGGAGGATGGTGTGTATGAAGTTTTGCTCTTAATTATCTTGTGaagatagagagattgttttcgATAGATTTTCGACTCAAGTAAGTatatcaaaaattaaatatgtaaaGTAGATACAGTAGTAATCTAATTTTTTCAAGTTACATATTAATCTCACCTTTTATTGACAATTATTTGTAGTTATCGCTTAGGTAATATGTCTGATTCTTCATATCATTGATCtgaactttaatattttatgaGCTCACGATTATGTATAGTTATCATTTAGGTGACCTTATAACTAGTGTTATATTGTCTAATTCTTCATATCATTGATCTCAACTTTAATATTATATGAAACCGAACAATTATCTGTCGTTATCATTCAAGTGACCTGAGAGAGAGGTAGAGTTATATTGTCTAATTCTTCAAACTAACGATTATTGTAGATATCATTTAGGTAAcctgactttttttttttttttttggttatgttAATAGACAGACAAAGCTTCATTGCTAGCAGAAGTGATACAACATGTGAAGGAGTTAAAAAGACAAACATCCTTAATAGCAGAGACAAGTCTTGTCCCAACTGAAATTGATGAATTAACAGTTGACAATGCAACATCTGATGAAGATGGTAAGTTTTTAATAAAGGCCTCTTTGTGCTGTGAGGACAGATCTGACCTTTTGCCTGATTTAATCAAGACATTGAAAGCACTAAGGTTAAAAACATTAAAAGCTGAAATTACAACACTTGGTGGACGTGTTAGAAATGTCTTGTTTATTACCGGGGACGATTATTAttgtaataacaataataataataatcgaGATTTAGATCCGAGCTCCAATGGAGATGATGATGATTGTGAGATGATGCAACAACAGCCACAATATTGTATAAGTTCAATACAAGAAGCACTTAAAGCTGTGATGGAGAAATCAAGTGGTGATGATTCTGCTTCAACAAGTGTTAAGAGACAAAGAACTAACAATATCAACATCCTTTCTTAAATtacttcttttcctttttgtgtgtttttttgtttttaggatgtttttttttatcttcatCTTATTAGGATAATATAGTGTAGAGGGTTGGTGATGTCTAGGGTATTTGGTCTAGGGGTAAAAGCGTAACTAGTCATCATGATGTGTGAGTCGCAGATTGGAAAACCCTACCATAAACAAAACTCgatatttaagtggagaagtaATATAGAGGGTCAGTTTTAATATCGGTAGATTTTGAAACCGTATATTACTGACTCTCAGAGGTTTCTCGATTATTACAAAAATA contains the following coding sequences:
- the LOC129879999 gene encoding transcription factor bHLH30-like, which translates into the protein MQPQSFMNPVHFQSNSEMLPWSIPPVQPFMNPVHHHDPFLLPPSPSPYGLFNRRPQFGYDGQGGTTTDHHQLRFISDSLVGHHHQPGSVAPFGLQAELQKMTAQEIMDAKALAASKSHSEAERRRRERINNHLAKLRSLLPNTTKTDKASLLAEVIQHVKELKRQTSLIAETSLVPTEIDELTVDNATSDEDGKFLIKASLCCEDRSDLLPDLIKTLKALRLKTLKAEITTLGGRVRNVLFITGDDYYCNNNNNNNRDLDPSSNGDDDDCEMMQQQPQYCISSIQEALKAVMEKSSGDDSASTSVKRQRTNNINILS